One window of the Zea mays cultivar B73 chromosome 3, Zm-B73-REFERENCE-NAM-5.0, whole genome shotgun sequence genome contains the following:
- the LOC100502303 gene encoding uncharacterized protein isoform X28: MDLAGMKRRELQALCKRHGLPAGGTNADLVGRLDAVLSGPAVVEEEVAGVPARKGCLKQTGGGATEAKKVTFGAEVGKARRLRSRVIWSPVVAKTRGKSARAGTDSAAEDGISADVGADVPVRRSRRNSFNPAEAEEAGEAVAVDRKPKRKNQENDEGVAVIAQARVTRRSNLEWSATVLPPAVEKKRGRQNAAESDVQKSALVEVTARTTRSRSIVPVVVPPTVVENKRRKTGDPQTTVELTMLSDVPRSDFPATRSLRNKIVHVNNSVVDETHTTRQLENKMRPSTRRHQQVASSPEDKGQKIPATSKSPLLRWSRRNYSEANSANSVNIKLAKDSSTAQPLAHHNSHSEDLEKQPAVKEPIKRSTRKSIALAALEKEKDVIEGKNPEAHVRRSTRKSVVQVKDTKSIVEETQYANSEDVAKQPATKGPARGLRRKSVITELHEKEKSLIAEKNMETDEAILTRKPVIPVKNIKAVGEGIQIGKGKDVDKQFVVKQPTRRSSRKSVLPDMLENNSGLLAPKMNAEMNVRRSTRKSVLPDMHNEKQDHHKMARNENLQSGKYQDGEKQQKVKDSIRQSRRSIATVLLEGQNNDEGKKFKNPTRRTTHKSHALNAVEEVSMDHIEVGEEGLKLRKRSRFLLEISSSANVSWKHQNAQISNEKDNTEGSQQASNCTTSKRRSSKKRRTTAPEEVMPFKVANDDIVIMEETKDTLEYNNESSSKVQEICQVNAAREEFSSGPLLVTVAPSDEICTVQSVAVVIPGSESGDDANQSSDKSKQPQEHSVTQTVDDHLSETRSGKLDQSTCITGLVSDNCVVSEDKTLMSEDREEQSPVSGEQRVSLEANANEPEEKNLANVTSTDLHTKSLQHDIDRIAKETDKEVLAQENCNDQPVPAQTDQEIKLNDELADPDVLAQENCNDQPVPAQTDLEIKLHDELADPDHEEQSPVSGERRVSLEANANEPEEKNLANVISIDLHTKSLQHDNGRIAEETDKDVLAQENCNDQPVPANEPEEKNLANVISTDLHTKTLQHDNDRIAEETDKDHEEQSNVFGERRVSLEANANEPEEKNLANVISTDLHTKTLQHDNDRIAEETDKDHEEQSNVSGERRVSLEANANEPEEKNLANVISTDLHTKTLQHDNDRIAEETDKDVSSLVFPIEEHEEKYAVSPIAVEKSVSREASACESAGKPLTVIFSNDLHTKHLQHDCDVLIKETGEDVLAQENCNDQPVPAQTDLEMKLNDELADPEVLAQENCNDQPVLAQTDLETKLNDELADLAMESGCSITERNEGLVAHNLDQEGFLEATPECKQECGLPEETVISSKETGSLLCADQSPIGLESLFSQESIVESVGHCALASATTHTENGFDDSKDCHNKSALENVHVPEPCSHNDTKGGIFKNVDCMHTSQRDDRMEGVPEANTDEEHVLSAFLLDANHLNVVINSEEVVCEGEDSKELLHSEDCKASSEKTDVNDGNVYGISDAVVRCALHAPADDNYEIFLGPNTDVPRQVYNDGCSDVKEDRFASKPWTIDIIEDASVKERSNLKDWQLDSKLEGTEIVESGLYFNKDIGNILHSGSIGEITPSGSGLSKDSSVDYRGEVLDGFSMEASLERSSTRGEQNGCRLDAIENPSITLATSGYKHEGALSEEAVYTKKNYAGTCLSNPRELIMELQSHFSKENINESDPHDSLVFPTAENSADEQLVKVHHGSNLSQLGLTDLLDGPIGCSNTDVLCQCDNHKNQSNEDKVEEVEAVSAAKYIESEVVLLPSQERSNLNNEQLNTKLESPNIMGSCLNCDNDVCNTSDNGSVFVIGKRTPSASGLPEDYPKDSDLQQPVLDSFSVVSSFQDNISGKKTVSGVAGSEILSLSLATPDYKHEDGFSEEAVCRTKNYTGTSSVDPRHLDMEGHSIYSEGGTEKSNLQDNLAFLSAESGKDEPIICHVEKLVDAHASSDTYQGPCQDLGRHEEQESCMSIPMQAKESGGVLRSSHTKGSVTAAQIDLAGDAHLIVSDNAAAKQVFSEEKEETKSISSSDIDILHEKSYSSGHDDHAACAAETQFYHPQKASISDGLHLGPSSLQVESLDALDSDILYVNTGVLEQHHKEGYYEPSVYQITSGICTMSEAEPFEVLETGKDVKTPSKLDEQLNPGLDGDEAEKHSLDCGTDTSPVMSKRTLSSPGSGPCQQYVNESTTSTQSTDNHPNDLPAPRSPEQSACFQNDNDSGSVGICQSSRRRGIDELCGKLQSFKVSSAVKGSYVAMGAPRPKPGDSTSRSAAALLRNIENTTAVKAGRPPVKPNADGKDSSRRALQPISGRPDSR, translated from the exons TCATATGGTCGCCGGTCGTTGCCAAGACAAGGGGGAAGTCTGCTCGAGCCGGTACTGATTCTGCTGCTGAAGACGGTATTTCTGCAGATGTGGGCGCTGATGTCCCAGTGAGGCGGTCCAGGAGGAATTCGTTCAATCCTGCCGAGGCTGAGGAAGCAGGAGAGGCTGTTGCTGTTGACAGGAAGCCCAAGCGCAAGAATCAGGAGAATGACGAGGGCGTTGCTGTTATCGCTCAGGCTAGAGTTACGAGAAGGTCAAATTTGGAGTGGTCTGCTACTGTATTGCCTCCTGCTGTTGAGAAGAAGAGAGGGAGGCAGAATGCAGCTGAGTCTGATGTGCAGAAGTCCGCTCTGGTGGAAGTAACAGCTAGGACTACAAGGTCTCGCTCAATCGTACCTGTTGTGGTGCCACCCACTGTGGTTGAGAACAAGAGGAGGAAGACTGGAGATCCACAAACAACTGTAGAGTTGACTATGCTTTCAGATGTGCCCAGAAGTGATTTTCCTGCCACCAGGTCTTTAAGGAACAAAATTGTCCACGTTAACAACAGCGTCGTGGACGAAACTCACACTACCAGGCAGTTGGAAAACAAGATGCGTCCGTCTACTCGTAGGCATCAACAGGTTGCATCTTCTCCGGAGGATAAAGGTCAAAAAATTCCTGCTACCAGTAAGTCCCCTCTACTGAGGTGGTCACGGAGAAACTATTCTGAGGCCAATAGTGCAAATTCAGTAAACATCAAATTGGCCAAAGACTCGAGCACAGCTCAGCCATTGGCACACCATAATTCTCATTCTGAAGATTTGGAGAAACAACCAGCAGTTAAAGAACCAATTAAACGGTCAACACGTAAATCTATTGCTTTGGCTGCACTTGAGAAAGAGAAGGATGTAATTGAAGGAAAGAACCCTGAAGCACATGTTAGGCGATCAACGAGGAAATCAGTTGTGCAGGTTAAAGATACCAAAAGTATTGTTGAAGAGACTCAATATGCTAACAGTGAAGATGTGGCGAAGCAACCAGCAACTAAAGGACCTGCTAGGGGGCTGAGACGTAAATCTGTTATCACAGAATTGCATGAGAAAGAGAAGAGTCTCATTGCCGAAAAGAACATGGAAACAGATGAAGCGATATTAACGCGGAAGCCTGTAATCCCAGTTAaaaatattaaagctgttggtgaAGGAATTCAAATTGGTAAGGGCAAAGATGTGGATAAACAATTTGTTGTGAAGCAACCTACTAGGCGATCATCGCGCAAATCTGTGCTGCCTGATATGCTTGAGAATAATAGTGGACTTCTAGCACCCAAAATGAATGCTGAGATGAATGTTAGGAGATCAACACGGAAGTCTGTTCTTCCTGACATGCATAATGAGAAGCAAGATCACCATAAAATGGCTAGAAATGAGAACTTGCAAAGTGGTAAATATCAAGATGGTGAGAAGCAACAGAAAGTAAAAGATTCTATTAGGCAATCAAGGAGATCTATCGCTACAGTGCTACTTGAGGGACAAAATAATGATGAAGGAAAAAAGTTCAAAAATCCTACGAGGAGGACAACACACAAATCTCATGCCCTTAATGCAGTTGAAGAGGTCAGCATGGATCACATTGAAGTTGGTGAAGAAGGCTTGAAATTGAGGAAGCGCAGTAGGTTTTTGCTGGAAATATCATCTTCAGCTAATGTTTCCTGGAAGCATCAGAATGCACAGATCTCTAATGAAAAAGATAACACAGAAGGATCGCAGCAGGCATCAAATTGCACAACTTCAAAGAGAAGGTCTTCAAAGAAGAGACGAACAACTGCTCCAGAAGAAGTGATGCCTTTCAAGGTGGCAAATGATGACATAGTTATCATGGAAGAAACAAAGGACACACTTGAATATAATAATGAGTCTAGTAGTAAAGTTCAAGAAATTTGTCAGGTTAATGCTGCAAGAGAAGAGTTCTCTTCAGGTCCATTGCTTGTAACAGTAGCTCCTAGTGACGAAATTTGCACAGTGCAGAGTGTAGCTGTGGTGATACCTGGGTCAGAATCTGGTGACGATGCAAATCAAAGTTCTGATAAGAGTAAGCAACCTCAGGAACATTCTGTCACTCAAACTGTTGATGACCATTTATCTGAAACAAGAAGTGGGAAATTAGATCAATCAACATGCATCACAGGATTAGTCTCTGACAATTGTGTTGTCTCAGAGGACAAAACATTGATGAGTGAAG ACCGTGAAGAGCAAAGCCCTGTGTCCGGAGAACAGAGAGTTAGCTTGGAAGCAAATGCCAATGAGCCTGAGGAAAAGAACCTAGCTAACGTCACATCAACTGATCTCCACACCAAAAGTCTGCAGCATGATATTGACAGAATAGCTAAAGAGACTGATAAAG AAGTTTTAGCTCAGGAGAATTGTAATGACCAGCCTGTTCCTGCCCAGACTGACCAAGAAATTAAGTTAAACGATGAACTTGCTGATCCGG ATGTTTTAGCTCAGGAGAATTGTAATGACCAGCCCGTTCCTGCCCAGACTGACCTAGAAATTAAGTTACACGATGAACTTGCTGATCCGG ACCATGAAGAGCAAAGCCCTGTATCCGGAGAACGGAGAGTTAGCTTGGAAGCAAATGCCAACGAGCCTGAGGAAAAGAACCTAGCTAACGTCATATCAATTGATCTCCACACCAAAAGTCTGCAGCATGATAATGGCAGAATAGCTGAAGAGACTGATAAAG ATGTTTTAGCTCAGGAGAATTGTAATGACCAGCCTGTTCCTGCCAACGAGCCTGAGGAAAAGAACCTAGCTAACGTCATATCAACTGATCTCCACACCAAAACTCTGCAGCATGATAATGACAGAATAGCTGAAGAGACTGATAAAG ACCATGAAGAGCAAAGCAATGTGTTCGGAGAACGGAGAGTTAGCTTGGAAGCAAATGCCAACGAGCCTGAGGAAAAGAACCTAGCTAACGTCATATCAACTGATCTCCACACCAAAACTCTGCAGCATGATAATGACAGAATAGCTGAAGAGACTGATAAAG ACCATGAAGAGCAAAGCAATGTGTCCGGAGAACGGAGAGTTAGCTTGGAAGCAAATGCCAACGAGCCTGAGGAAAAGAACCTAGCTAACGTCATATCAACTGATCTCCACACCAAAACTCTGCAGCATGATAATGACAGAATAGCTGAAGAGACTGATAAAG ATGTTTCGTCTTTGGTTTTCCCTATTGAAGAGCATGAAGAAAAATATGCAGTGAGCCCTATAGCTGTTGAAAAGAGCGTCAGTCGGGAAGCCAGTGCATGTGAATCTGCAGGAAAACCCCTAACTGTCATCTTTTCTAACGATCTCCACACCAAACATCTGCAACATGATTGTGATGTGCTAATTAAGGAGACTGGTGAAG ATGTTTTAGCTCAGGAGAATTGTAATGACCAGCCTGTTCCGGCCCAGACTGACCTAGAAATGAAGTTAAACGATGAACTTGCTGATCCGG AAGTTTTAGCTCAGGAGAATTGTAATGACCAGCCTGTTCTTGCTCAGACTGACCTAGAAACTAAGTTAAACGATGAACTTGCTGATCTGGCTATGGAATCAGGTTGTAGCATTACTGAAAGGAATGAAGGGCTTGTTGCTCATAATCTTGATCAAGAAG GTTTCCTTGAAGCAACACCAGAGTGCAAACAGGAATGTGGTTTGCCTGAGGAGACAGTAATTTCCTCAAAAGAAACAGGATCTCTGCTGTGTGCAGATCAATCACCAATTGGTCTGGAATCTTTATTTTCGCAAGAAAGCATAGTTGAATCAGTGGGGCATTGTGCACTTGCTTCAGCAACAACTCATACCGAAAATGGCTTTGATGATTCAAAAGATTGCCATAACAAGTCTGCACTTGAAAATGTTCATGTGCCAGAACCTTGTTCACACAATGATACTAAAGGAGGCATTTTTAAAAATGTTGATTGTATGCATACATCCCAGCGAGATGATAGAATGGAAG gagtaccagaggctaacactgaTGAAGAACATGTTCTGTCAGCCTTTTTGCTGGATGCAAATCACCTAAACGT AGTCATTAATTCTGAAGAAGTGGTTTGTGAGGGTGAAGATAGTAAGGAGCTTCTCCATTCGGAAGACTGTAAAGCTTCATCCGAGAAAACAGATGTGAATG ATGGCAATGTATATGGTATTAGTGATGCTGTAGTGAGATGTGCACTGCATGCTCCAGCCGATGATAATTATGAGATTTTTTTGGGTCCCAATACTGATGTACCACGTCAGGTTTATAATGACGGATGCAGTGATGTCAAAGAAGATCGATTTGCTTCCAAACCCTGGACAATTGATATTATTGAGGATGCCTCTGTCAAAGAAAGATCAAATTTAAAAGATTGGCAACTTGATTCCAAGTTGGAGGGCACAGAAATAGTGGAATCTGGCCTTTACTTCAATAAGGATATTGGTAACATTTTACATAGTGGATCTATTGGTGAAATAACTCCATCTGGTTCTGGTTTATCAAAAGATTCATCTGTGGACTATAGAGGGGAGGTTTTAGATGGCTTCTCAATGGAAGCATCTCTTGAAAGGTCTTCTACACGTGGGGAACAAAATGGTTGTAGACTAG ATGCTATTGAGAATCCTTCAATTACTTTAGCAACTTCTGGTTATAAGCATGAAGGTGCTTTATCTGAGGAAGCAGTGTACACAAAGAAGAATTACGCTGGAACATGCTTGTCAAATCCCAGGGAATTAATCATGGAGCTGCAATCCCATTTCTCAAAGGAAAACATAAATGAATCTGATCCTCATGACAGCCTTGTATTCCCAACTGCTGAAAATTCAGCAGATGAACAGCTGGTTAAAGTACACCATGGTTCTAATCTGTCTCAGTTAGGATTAACTGATCTGTTGGATGGACCAATTGGGTGTTCCAATACCGACGTGTTGTGCCAGTGTGACAATcataaaaatcaatccaatgaggACAAGGTAGAGGAAGTTGAGGCGGTGTCTGCTGCTAAATACATAGAAAGTGAAGTTGTGCTGCTCCCATCTCAAGAGAGATCAAATTTGAATAATGAGCAGCTTAACACCAAGTTGGAAAGCCCAAACATTATGGGATCTTGCCTTAACTGTGATAACGATGTTTGTAATACTTCGGACAATGGATCTGTTTTTGTCATTGGTAAAAGAACTCCATCTGCTTCTGGCTTACCAGAAGATTATCCTAAGGATAGTGACTTGCAACAACCGGTTTTAGATAGCTTCTCAGTGGTTTCATCTTTTCAAGACAATATATCTGGGAAGAAAACTGTTTCTGGTGTAGCAG GCAGTGAGATTCTTTCTTTAAGTTTAGCAACTCCTGATTATAAACATGAAGATGGTTTCTCTGAGGAAGCAGTATGCAGAACAAAGAATTATACTGGAACTTCCTCGGTAGATCCGAGGCATTTAGACATGGAGGGGCACTCTATTTACTCTGAGGGAGGTACTGAAAAATCTAATCTGCAAGATAATCTTGCATTTCTAAGCGCTGAGAGTGGAAAAGATGAACCTATTATTTGCCATGTTGAGAAACTGGTTGACGCACATGCTTCTTCAGATACATACCAAGGTCCTTGTCAAGATCTAGGCAGACATGAAGAACAAGAGAGCTGCATGTCTATTCCTATGCAAGCCAAAGAAAGTGGAG GGGTTTTGAGGTCTAGCCACACGAAAGGGTCAGTTACAGCAGCCCAAATTGATTTGGCAGGTGATGCCCATCTTATTGTGAG TGATAATGCTGCTGCCAAGCAAGTGTTTAGTGAGGAGAAAGAGGAAACaaaatctatctcttcttcagatattgATATCCTTCATGAAAAATCATACTCCAGTGGACACG ATGACCATGCTGCTTGTGCTGCCGAAACTCAGTTCTACCATCCACAGAAAGCATCTATATCTGATGGACTACATTTGGGTCCTAGTTCTTTGCAAGTAGAATCACTGGATGCTTTGGATAGCGATATACTGTATGTTAACACAGGAGTTCTCGAGCAGCATCATAAAGAGGGTTACTATGAACCCAGTGTCTACCAAATCACTTCAGGCATTTGCACAATGTCTGAAGCTGAACCATTCGAAGTTTTAGAAACTGGAAAAGATGTAAAAACGCCATCTAAGCTAGATGAGCAACTTAATCCTGGGTTGGACGGAGATGAAGCTGAGAAACACAGCTTAGACTGTGGTACAGACACCAGTCCTGTGATGAGCAAGAGAACCCTTTCTTCACCAGGATCAG GACCATGCCAGCAGTATGTAAATGAAAGCACCACCAGTACACAGTCGACTGATAATCACCCAAACGACCTACCCGCTCCGAGATCTCCTGAACAATCCGCGTGTTTTCAGAATGACAACGATTCGGGTTCAGTAG GCATTTGTCAAAGCAGCAGGCGAAGAGGTATAGATGAACTTTGCGGTAAGCTGCAGAGTTTCAAAGTTTCCAGCGCCGTAAAAGGAAGCTACGTAGCTATGGGTGCACCTCGTCCGAAGCCTGGGGACAGCACGAGCCGATCTGCAGCCGCGCTGCTCAGGAACATAGAGAACACAACTGCTGTTAAAGCTGGCCGTCCTCCTGTCAAGCCAAACGCCGATGGTAAGGACTCGTCTAGGCGAGCCCTGCAGCCCATAAGCGGAAGGCCTGACAGTAGGTAG